The following proteins are encoded in a genomic region of Ostrea edulis chromosome 7, xbOstEdul1.1, whole genome shotgun sequence:
- the LOC125653286 gene encoding pleckstrin-like isoform X2 → MHHSMVVDIIPLQGASVVCPISDPQLNSPGTFKISTPGGDELFYQAAGKQDRDGWAHAVGAVIRSLSGSKQDSEQPIPFTAFRATANVSEILGAMQDPDAGVNLGSHVRNGAVHKNCFTGSAVVDWLIRWSIIRKREDGAAMIQTLLKLGHVQEVDINDGALGASKKFSDGDKLYRFSSLNLGTKRNSYDDSTDSDTSSSEDEEDETQENKLRKGKVLRASFLSKKKSIRKDWRIVRVTLRENPSSLEYSRVLNDHTKKGKIIDVEVVNTEEAKNDCLACGQDAAETARLKKRIVLKDRKGKCYIFKTKDEQEKLEWLPLLQSLGRKATVNSQ, encoded by the exons ATGCATCATTCAATGGTGGTGGACATCATTCCCCTTCAAGGTGCCTCAGTTGTTTGTCCAATCTCTGATCCCCAGCTGAATTCACCG GGCACCTTCAAGATCAGTACCCCGGGCGGTGATGAACTGTTTTATCAGGCGGCTGGAAAACAAGACAGGGACGGATGGGCTCATGCTGTAGGGGCAGTGATTCGGTCACTCAGCGGATCTAAACAG GACTCGGAACAACCAATCCCATTCACAGCTTTCAGGGCGACAGCAAATGTCAG TGAAATATTGGGAGCCATGCAGGACCCTGATGCTGGGGTAAACCTGGGAAGTCACGTCCGCAACGGTGCTGTTCACAAAAACTGCTTCACAG GAAGTGCCGTTGTAGACTGGCTGATACGATGGTCAATCATCAGAAAAAGAGAGGACGGGGCAGCTATGATTCAGACTCTGCTAAAATTAGGTCACGTACAGGAAGTTGACATCAATGACGGGGCACTTGGAGCTTCCAAAAAATTCAGTGACGGAGACAAGCTGTATCGATTT TCTTCTCTGAATCTTGGAACCAAGAGGAACAGTTACGATGACAGCACAGACAGCGACACAAGCTCCTCGGAGGATGAGGAAGATGAAACTCAGGAAAACAAACTTCGCAAGGGCAAAGTCCTCAGAGCATCCTTCCTGTCTAAAAAG AAAAGTATCAGGAAGGACTGGCGGATTGTCAGAGTGACCTTGAGAGAGAATCCATCCTCCTTGGAGTACTCAAGAGTTCTG AATGATCACACAAAAAAAGGAAAGATTATTGACGTGGAAGTGGTGAACACTGAAGAAGCCAAGAATGACTGTTTAG CTTGTGGCCAGGACGCTGCAGAAACAGCCAGACTGAAGAAGAGAATTGTTCTAAAAGACAGGAAAGGAAAATGTTATATCTTCAAAACCAAGGACGAGCAGGAAAAGCTAGAGTGGCTTCCCCTTTTACAGAGTCTTGGCCGAAAAGCCACAGTAAATTCTCAGTAA
- the LOC125653286 gene encoding pleckstrin-like isoform X1, with amino-acid sequence MEDGTSLKTGYLLRYEPNKRWKLRWFVLLEEQLVCTHKMHHSMVVDIIPLQGASVVCPISDPQLNSPGTFKISTPGGDELFYQAAGKQDRDGWAHAVGAVIRSLSGSKQDSEQPIPFTAFRATANVSEILGAMQDPDAGVNLGSHVRNGAVHKNCFTGSAVVDWLIRWSIIRKREDGAAMIQTLLKLGHVQEVDINDGALGASKKFSDGDKLYRFSSLNLGTKRNSYDDSTDSDTSSSEDEEDETQENKLRKGKVLRASFLSKKKSIRKDWRIVRVTLRENPSSLEYSRVLNDHTKKGKIIDVEVVNTEEAKNDCLACGQDAAETARLKKRIVLKDRKGKCYIFKTKDEQEKLEWLPLLQSLGRKATVNSQ; translated from the exons GAACCAAATAAAAGATGGAAGTTACGGTGGTTTGTGTTACTGGAGGAACAGTTAGTGTGTACTCACAAAATGCATCATTCAATGGTGGTGGACATCATTCCCCTTCAAGGTGCCTCAGTTGTTTGTCCAATCTCTGATCCCCAGCTGAATTCACCG GGCACCTTCAAGATCAGTACCCCGGGCGGTGATGAACTGTTTTATCAGGCGGCTGGAAAACAAGACAGGGACGGATGGGCTCATGCTGTAGGGGCAGTGATTCGGTCACTCAGCGGATCTAAACAG GACTCGGAACAACCAATCCCATTCACAGCTTTCAGGGCGACAGCAAATGTCAG TGAAATATTGGGAGCCATGCAGGACCCTGATGCTGGGGTAAACCTGGGAAGTCACGTCCGCAACGGTGCTGTTCACAAAAACTGCTTCACAG GAAGTGCCGTTGTAGACTGGCTGATACGATGGTCAATCATCAGAAAAAGAGAGGACGGGGCAGCTATGATTCAGACTCTGCTAAAATTAGGTCACGTACAGGAAGTTGACATCAATGACGGGGCACTTGGAGCTTCCAAAAAATTCAGTGACGGAGACAAGCTGTATCGATTT TCTTCTCTGAATCTTGGAACCAAGAGGAACAGTTACGATGACAGCACAGACAGCGACACAAGCTCCTCGGAGGATGAGGAAGATGAAACTCAGGAAAACAAACTTCGCAAGGGCAAAGTCCTCAGAGCATCCTTCCTGTCTAAAAAG AAAAGTATCAGGAAGGACTGGCGGATTGTCAGAGTGACCTTGAGAGAGAATCCATCCTCCTTGGAGTACTCAAGAGTTCTG AATGATCACACAAAAAAAGGAAAGATTATTGACGTGGAAGTGGTGAACACTGAAGAAGCCAAGAATGACTGTTTAG CTTGTGGCCAGGACGCTGCAGAAACAGCCAGACTGAAGAAGAGAATTGTTCTAAAAGACAGGAAAGGAAAATGTTATATCTTCAAAACCAAGGACGAGCAGGAAAAGCTAGAGTGGCTTCCCCTTTTACAGAGTCTTGGCCGAAAAGCCACAGTAAATTCTCAGTAA